One genomic segment of Mycolicibacterium chubuense NBB4 includes these proteins:
- a CDS encoding acetoin reductase, which translates to MTLNGKVALVTGGGRGIGRGIALRLARDGADVALVDVRADGIDSVAAEIGEIGCKATTFVADVSDRDQVFAAVDHAASALGGFDIMVNNAGIALVGPLADVTPDEANRVWAINVNGVLWGTQAAVAKFRAHGNKDQGKISRIINASSIAGHDGFAMLGVYSASKFAVRALTQAAAKEHAADGITVNAYCPGVVGTDMWVEIDKRFAELTGAAEGETYDKFVGGIALGRAETPDDVAGFVSYLAGPDADYMTGQSGLIDGGLVYR; encoded by the coding sequence ATGACCCTCAACGGAAAAGTCGCCCTGGTCACCGGCGGCGGGCGGGGGATCGGGCGGGGCATCGCGCTGCGCCTCGCGCGCGACGGCGCCGACGTCGCCCTCGTCGACGTCCGCGCCGACGGCATCGACAGCGTCGCGGCTGAGATCGGCGAGATCGGTTGCAAGGCAACCACATTCGTCGCCGATGTCAGCGATCGCGACCAGGTGTTCGCCGCGGTCGACCACGCGGCGTCGGCGCTGGGCGGCTTCGACATCATGGTCAACAACGCCGGCATCGCGCTGGTGGGGCCGCTCGCCGACGTCACACCCGACGAGGCCAACCGGGTGTGGGCCATCAACGTCAACGGCGTGCTGTGGGGCACCCAGGCCGCGGTCGCGAAGTTCAGGGCACACGGGAATAAAGACCAAGGAAAGATCAGCCGAATCATTAATGCCTCGTCCATCGCCGGGCACGACGGCTTCGCGATGCTCGGCGTCTACAGCGCCTCGAAGTTCGCGGTCCGGGCGCTGACGCAGGCGGCGGCCAAGGAGCACGCCGCCGACGGCATCACCGTCAACGCGTACTGCCCCGGCGTGGTCGGCACCGACATGTGGGTGGAGATCGACAAGCGCTTCGCCGAGCTGACCGGCGCGGCCGAAGGCGAGACCTACGACAAGTTCGTCGGCGGCATTGCGCTGGGCCGCGCCGAGACCCCCGACGACGTCGCGGGCTTCGTCTCCTATCTCGCCGGGCCCGACGCTGACTACATGACCGGCCAGTCCGGGCTGATCGACGGCGGCCTGGTGTACCGCTGA
- a CDS encoding 2,3-butanediol dehydrogenase — MKAAVYHGPNKLEIADVDEPQPSPGTVKIQVGFNGICGTDLHEYYAGPIFVPTEPHPLTGQQLPLTLGHEFSGTITAIGDGVTGWAEGDRVAVEPIYKCGHCSPCRAGNYNVCQQIGFHGLMSDGGMAEYTVVPTSMLHRLPDNVSLELGALVEPMSVAYHAATLGDVEPGDTAMVFGAGPIGIGLWFALRGKGLDDVFVVEPSPTRRAAIEALGAQTLDPTATDVPAFIAEHTGGDGADAVFDAAGVTPAVATALACVGSRRPMISVAIYEKPLETPLLNLVMNESRIQGSLCYTGADFEAVIALMADGRYDTTGWVARIPIDDVVDAGFEALHAGKKMKVLVDPNGARA, encoded by the coding sequence ATGAAAGCAGCTGTCTACCACGGACCGAACAAGCTCGAGATCGCCGACGTCGACGAGCCGCAGCCGTCGCCGGGCACCGTCAAGATCCAGGTCGGATTCAACGGGATCTGCGGCACCGACCTGCACGAGTACTACGCCGGTCCGATCTTCGTGCCCACCGAACCGCACCCGCTGACCGGGCAGCAGCTGCCGCTGACCCTGGGCCACGAGTTCTCCGGCACCATCACCGCGATCGGCGACGGCGTCACCGGCTGGGCGGAGGGTGATCGTGTCGCCGTCGAACCGATCTACAAATGCGGCCACTGCTCGCCGTGCCGGGCGGGTAACTACAACGTCTGCCAGCAGATCGGTTTCCACGGCTTGATGTCCGACGGCGGGATGGCCGAGTACACCGTGGTGCCGACCAGCATGCTGCACAGACTGCCCGACAACGTCTCACTCGAACTCGGCGCGCTCGTCGAACCGATGTCGGTCGCGTACCACGCCGCCACCCTCGGCGACGTCGAACCCGGCGACACCGCGATGGTGTTCGGTGCCGGCCCGATCGGCATCGGGCTGTGGTTCGCGTTGCGCGGCAAGGGACTCGACGACGTGTTCGTCGTCGAGCCGTCACCGACCCGTCGCGCGGCCATCGAGGCGCTCGGCGCGCAGACGCTGGATCCGACCGCCACCGACGTGCCCGCGTTCATCGCCGAGCACACCGGAGGTGACGGCGCCGACGCGGTGTTCGACGCGGCGGGCGTGACGCCGGCGGTGGCGACCGCGCTGGCCTGTGTCGGGTCACGTAGACCGATGATCAGCGTGGCGATTTACGAAAAGCCGCTGGAGACACCGCTTCTCAACCTCGTCATGAACGAGTCGCGGATCCAGGGCTCTCTGTGCTACACCGGCGCGGACTTCGAAGCGGTGATCGCGCTGATGGCGGACGGCCGCTACGACACCACCGGCTGGGTGGCCCGGATCCCGATCGACGACGTCGTCGACGCGGGCTTCGAGGCGCTGCACGCCGGCAAGAAGATGAAAGTTCTCGTCGACCCGAACGGGGCCCGGGCATGA
- the lpdA gene encoding dihydrolipoyl dehydrogenase: MSHYDVVVLGAGPGGYVAAIRAAQLGLSTAIVEPKYWGGVCLNVGCIPSKALLRNAELAHLFTKEAKTFGISGEASFDYGAAFDRSRKVADGRVAGVHFLMKKNKITEVHGYGKFTGPNSIEVDLNDGGTEKLEFDNAIIATGSSTRLVPGTSLSENVVTYEKQILSRELPGSIIIAGAGAIGMEFAYVMKNYGVDVTIVEFLPRALPNEDAEVSKEIEKQYKKLGVKILTGTKVEKIEDDGSAVKVTVSKDGKTDELKADKVLQAIGFAPNVEGFGLDKAGVELTDRKAIGIDDYMRTNVPHIYAIGDVTAKLQLAHVAEAMGVVAAETIAGAETLALGDYRMLPRATFCQPQVASFGLTEQQAKDEGYDVVVAKFPFTANGKAHGLGDPSGFVKLVADKKYGELLGGHLIGHDVSELLPELTLAQKWDLTANELARNVHTHPTMSEAMQECFHGLVGHMINF; this comes from the coding sequence GTGAGCCACTATGACGTCGTCGTTCTCGGAGCCGGCCCCGGCGGGTACGTCGCGGCCATTCGCGCCGCCCAACTCGGACTGAGCACCGCCATCGTCGAGCCCAAGTACTGGGGCGGCGTCTGCCTCAACGTCGGGTGCATCCCGTCGAAAGCGCTGCTGCGCAACGCCGAACTCGCCCACCTGTTCACCAAGGAAGCCAAGACGTTCGGCATCAGCGGAGAGGCGAGCTTCGACTACGGCGCCGCCTTCGACCGCAGCCGCAAGGTCGCCGACGGCCGCGTGGCCGGCGTGCACTTCCTGATGAAGAAGAACAAGATCACCGAGGTCCACGGCTACGGCAAGTTCACCGGGCCCAACAGCATCGAGGTCGATCTCAACGACGGCGGAACCGAGAAGCTCGAGTTCGACAACGCGATCATCGCGACCGGGTCGAGCACCCGGCTGGTGCCCGGAACGTCGCTGTCGGAGAACGTCGTCACCTACGAGAAGCAGATCCTGTCGCGGGAGCTGCCGGGCTCGATCATCATCGCCGGCGCGGGTGCGATCGGCATGGAGTTCGCCTACGTGATGAAGAACTACGGCGTGGACGTCACCATCGTCGAGTTCCTGCCGCGCGCGCTGCCCAACGAGGACGCCGAGGTCTCCAAGGAGATCGAGAAGCAGTACAAGAAGCTCGGCGTGAAGATTCTCACCGGCACCAAGGTCGAGAAGATCGAAGATGATGGCTCGGCGGTCAAGGTCACGGTGTCCAAGGACGGCAAGACCGACGAACTCAAGGCCGACAAGGTATTGCAGGCCATCGGCTTCGCGCCCAACGTCGAGGGCTTCGGCCTGGACAAGGCGGGCGTCGAGCTCACCGACCGCAAGGCCATCGGCATCGACGACTACATGCGCACCAACGTGCCGCACATTTACGCCATCGGTGACGTCACGGCGAAGCTGCAGCTCGCCCACGTCGCGGAGGCGATGGGTGTCGTCGCCGCCGAGACCATCGCCGGGGCCGAGACGCTGGCGCTGGGCGACTATCGGATGCTGCCGCGCGCGACGTTCTGCCAGCCGCAGGTGGCCAGCTTCGGGCTGACCGAGCAGCAGGCCAAGGACGAGGGCTACGACGTCGTCGTCGCGAAGTTCCCGTTCACCGCCAACGGCAAGGCGCACGGACTCGGCGACCCGAGCGGGTTCGTCAAGCTGGTCGCCGACAAGAAGTACGGCGAACTGCTCGGTGGTCACCTCATCGGGCATGACGTCTCCGAACTGCTTCCCGAGCTGACCCTGGCGCAGAAGTGGGACCTGACGGCCAACGAACTGGCCCGCAACGTGCACACCCATCCGACCATGTCCGAAGCGATGCAAGAGTGCTTCCACGGCCTGGTCGGCCACATGATCAATTTCTAG
- a CDS encoding prolyl oligopeptidase family serine peptidase, giving the protein MTNPPDATDPYLWLEDVTGEDALAWVREHNEPTVADLGGERFEQMRAEALEVLDTDTRIPYVRRRGDHLYNFWRDAANQKGLWRRTTLESYRTEEPDWDVIIDVDELARADGENWVWAGAAVIEPDHSRALISLSRGGSDAAVVREFDMRTRTFVEDGFELPEAKSQVSWEDEDTLLVGTDFGEGSLTESGYPRLVKRWRRGQPLSYAETVFGGAGTDVLVAASRDRAEGFERTLVSRAVDFFNEEVYELRGAELIRIDTPTDATISVHRTWLLIELRTSWYHGVDEYPAGSLLAADYEQFLAGTAPLRVVFAPDEHTCLHHYAWTRDRLVVVTLADVASRVEVFTPGDWSSEPVAGLPENTNTAIVGADHLGDEIFLDSSGFETPSRLLHGAAGGELAEIKRAPSFFDAADLEVTQYFATSDDGTRIPYFVVGHRHLQRPGPTLLGGYGGFEVARTPGYDGVLGRSWLSRGGTYVLANIRGGGEYGPTWHTQAMREGRHLVAEDFASVAKDLVARGITTVEQLGAQGGSNGGLLMGIMLTQYPELFGALVCSVPLLDMRRFHLLLAGASWVAEYGDPDDPDDWAFISKYSPYQNISADLRYPAVLITTSTRDDRVHPGHARKMTAALEAAGHPVRYYENIEGGHAGASDNPQIAFRSALIYEFLLRTLGGR; this is encoded by the coding sequence GTGACGAACCCACCCGACGCAACCGACCCGTACCTCTGGCTCGAGGACGTCACCGGCGAGGACGCGCTGGCGTGGGTGCGCGAGCACAACGAGCCGACGGTGGCCGACCTCGGCGGCGAGCGGTTCGAGCAGATGCGCGCCGAGGCGCTCGAGGTCCTCGACACCGACACCCGCATCCCGTACGTGCGGCGGCGCGGCGATCACCTCTACAACTTCTGGCGTGACGCCGCCAACCAGAAGGGGCTGTGGCGGCGCACGACGCTGGAGAGCTACCGCACCGAGGAACCCGACTGGGACGTCATCATCGACGTCGACGAACTGGCGCGCGCTGACGGCGAGAACTGGGTGTGGGCCGGCGCCGCAGTCATCGAGCCCGACCATTCACGCGCCCTGATCAGCCTGTCGCGCGGCGGCTCGGATGCCGCGGTGGTGCGCGAATTCGACATGCGGACGCGGACTTTCGTCGAGGACGGGTTCGAGCTGCCGGAGGCCAAGTCTCAGGTGTCCTGGGAGGACGAGGACACGCTGCTGGTCGGGACGGACTTCGGCGAGGGCTCGCTCACCGAATCGGGCTATCCGCGGCTGGTGAAACGGTGGCGGCGCGGACAACCGCTCTCGTACGCCGAGACGGTGTTCGGCGGAGCCGGAACCGATGTCCTGGTGGCGGCGTCGAGAGACCGCGCCGAGGGCTTCGAGCGCACGCTGGTCAGCCGGGCGGTCGACTTCTTCAACGAAGAGGTCTACGAGTTGCGCGGCGCCGAGCTGATCCGCATCGACACGCCCACCGACGCGACGATCTCGGTACACCGCACCTGGCTGCTGATCGAGTTGCGCACCAGCTGGTATCACGGCGTCGACGAATACCCGGCGGGTTCGCTGCTCGCGGCCGACTACGAGCAGTTCCTGGCCGGCACCGCGCCACTGCGCGTGGTGTTCGCGCCCGACGAGCACACCTGCCTGCATCACTACGCGTGGACCCGCGACCGGTTGGTCGTCGTGACGCTGGCCGATGTCGCCAGCCGGGTGGAGGTGTTCACACCGGGTGACTGGAGCTCGGAGCCGGTGGCGGGCCTGCCGGAGAACACCAACACCGCGATCGTGGGCGCCGACCATCTGGGCGACGAGATCTTCCTGGACTCCTCGGGTTTCGAGACACCGTCGCGACTCCTGCACGGGGCCGCGGGCGGCGAGTTGGCCGAGATCAAGCGCGCGCCGTCGTTCTTCGACGCGGCCGACCTGGAGGTGACGCAGTACTTCGCCACCTCCGATGACGGCACCCGCATCCCGTACTTCGTCGTCGGCCACCGTCACCTGCAACGACCTGGACCGACACTGCTCGGCGGGTACGGCGGCTTCGAAGTGGCCCGCACACCGGGATACGACGGTGTGCTGGGCAGGTCGTGGCTCTCCCGCGGCGGAACCTACGTGCTGGCCAACATCCGCGGCGGCGGCGAGTACGGCCCGACGTGGCACACCCAGGCCATGCGCGAGGGACGGCATCTGGTAGCCGAGGACTTCGCCTCGGTGGCAAAGGATCTCGTCGCGCGAGGCATCACCACGGTGGAGCAGCTGGGCGCCCAGGGCGGCAGCAACGGCGGGTTGCTGATGGGCATCATGCTGACGCAGTACCCGGAACTGTTCGGAGCGCTGGTGTGCAGCGTGCCGCTGCTCGACATGCGACGCTTCCACCTGCTGCTGGCGGGAGCCTCGTGGGTCGCCGAGTACGGAGACCCCGACGACCCCGACGACTGGGCGTTCATCTCGAAATACTCTCCCTACCAGAACATCTCGGCAGATCTCCGCTATCCCGCGGTGCTGATCACCACGTCGACCCGAGACGACCGGGTACATCCCGGCCACGCACGCAAGATGACCGCGGCACTCGAGGCGGCCGGTCACCCGGTGCGCTACTACGAGAACATCGAGGGCGGCCACGCCGGCGCCTCGGACAACCCGCAGATCGCCTTCCGTTCTGCGCTCATCTACGAGTTCCTGCTGCGCACCCTGGGCGGGCGCTGA
- a CDS encoding alpha/beta fold hydrolase: MKPANPWRHPPGVPRCEPPRAEGCFFLPDGRRIGYAEYGDPTGPVVLWFHGTPGGRRQFPIVGRRAAEKLGLRVVLVERAGSGLSDAYRYERIGDWATDMAHVADILGAQRIGVVGLSGGGPFALACAGMPALADRVAAVAVLGGVTPAVGPDATCSGAIALARRFAPVMSVGRRPFAAVTAGLLTPVIPLAHLAYSALAAAMPEGDKRVFANPEIEAMFIDDIVHAANGRFQALLDDARLFGVDWGFRLAEVTVPVRWWHGDADSIISLADARAAIDHLPDVELTLMPDESHLGGFAAADDVLGFLHPHLQVSHAQHG; the protein is encoded by the coding sequence ATGAAACCCGCCAACCCGTGGCGCCATCCGCCCGGTGTCCCCCGCTGCGAGCCGCCGCGCGCCGAAGGCTGCTTCTTCCTGCCCGACGGCCGCCGGATCGGCTATGCGGAGTACGGCGACCCGACCGGTCCGGTGGTGCTGTGGTTCCACGGCACGCCCGGCGGCCGCAGGCAGTTCCCGATCGTCGGCCGCCGCGCCGCCGAGAAACTCGGACTGCGGGTGGTGCTCGTCGAACGTGCGGGGTCGGGCCTGAGCGACGCGTACCGCTACGAGCGCATCGGTGACTGGGCCACCGACATGGCGCACGTGGCCGACATCCTCGGCGCGCAACGGATCGGCGTCGTCGGGCTCTCCGGCGGCGGGCCCTTCGCCTTGGCCTGCGCGGGGATGCCCGCGCTGGCCGACCGTGTCGCCGCCGTCGCCGTGCTCGGCGGGGTGACGCCGGCGGTCGGGCCCGACGCGACGTGCAGCGGAGCGATCGCGTTGGCCCGGCGCTTCGCACCGGTGATGTCGGTGGGTCGCCGGCCGTTCGCCGCCGTCACCGCGGGTCTGCTGACCCCGGTGATTCCTCTCGCCCACCTGGCCTACTCGGCGCTGGCAGCCGCGATGCCGGAGGGGGACAAGCGCGTCTTCGCCAACCCCGAGATCGAGGCGATGTTCATCGACGACATCGTGCACGCCGCCAACGGACGATTCCAGGCACTGCTCGACGACGCCCGGCTGTTCGGTGTGGACTGGGGCTTCCGGCTGGCGGAGGTCACGGTGCCGGTGCGGTGGTGGCACGGCGACGCGGACTCGATCATCTCGCTGGCCGACGCGCGGGCCGCGATCGATCACCTGCCCGACGTCGAGTTGACGCTGATGCCCGACGAGAGCCACCTCGGCGGGTTCGCCGCGGCCGACGACGTGCTCGGGTTCCTGCACCCGCATCTACAGGTAAGTCACGCCCAGCACGGTTAG
- a CDS encoding flavin-containing monooxygenase: protein MTSTLEPQLTSDLTPQQRVDAWLADFEAALAVRDIERVVGKFAVDSFWRDLVSFTWNLTTSEGRDRIADMLAARLTETDPSGFRTRETPTQEGAVTTAFIEFETAVGRGVGHLRLKDDGEGDRAWTLLTTLQELKGHEERKGATRVLGAVHGSDPDPRSWAEKKAAEDAELGRTVQPYALVIGGGQGGIALGARLRQLGVPAIVVDKHERPGDQWRKRYKSLCLHDPVWYDHLPYLPFPANWPVFAPKDKIGDWLEFYTRVMEVAYWSKTTCLSASFDEETQTWTVEVDRDGERLTLHPTQLVLATGMSGKPNVPTLPGQDVFRGDQHHSSAHPGPDAYVGRKAVVIGSNNSAHDICKALYENGVDVTMVQRSSTHIVKSDTLMDIGLGDLYSERALAGGMTTEKADLTFASLPYRIMHEFQIPLYDRMRERDKEFYDRLEAAGFELDWGADGSGLFMKYLRRGSGYYIDVGACDLVADGSIKLAHGQVDRLTEDSVVLSDGTELPADLVVYATGYGSMNGWAADLIGQDVADRVGKVWGLGSDTPKDPGPWEGEQRNMWKPTQQANLWFHGGNLHQSRHYSLYLALQLKARYEGMATPVYGLAEVHHLS, encoded by the coding sequence ATGACTTCCACTCTCGAACCTCAACTCACGTCCGACCTGACGCCGCAGCAGCGCGTCGACGCCTGGTTGGCCGACTTCGAAGCGGCGCTGGCGGTGCGCGACATCGAGCGCGTCGTCGGTAAGTTCGCCGTCGACAGCTTCTGGCGCGACCTCGTCTCGTTCACCTGGAACCTCACCACCTCGGAGGGGCGCGACCGGATCGCCGACATGCTGGCCGCGCGCCTGACCGAGACCGATCCGTCCGGCTTCCGCACGCGGGAGACACCGACGCAGGAGGGTGCGGTCACCACCGCATTCATCGAGTTCGAGACCGCGGTCGGCCGCGGCGTCGGGCACCTGCGGCTCAAGGACGACGGTGAGGGCGACCGGGCGTGGACGCTGCTGACCACGCTGCAGGAGCTCAAGGGGCACGAGGAACGCAAGGGCGCCACGCGCGTGCTCGGCGCGGTGCACGGCAGCGACCCGGACCCGCGGTCGTGGGCTGAGAAGAAAGCCGCCGAGGACGCCGAACTCGGCCGCACGGTGCAGCCGTACGCGCTGGTGATCGGTGGCGGGCAGGGCGGCATCGCACTCGGCGCACGGCTGCGCCAGCTCGGGGTCCCGGCGATCGTCGTCGACAAGCACGAGCGGCCCGGCGACCAGTGGCGCAAGCGGTACAAGTCGCTGTGCCTGCACGACCCCGTCTGGTACGACCACCTGCCGTATCTGCCGTTCCCCGCCAACTGGCCGGTGTTCGCCCCCAAGGACAAGATCGGCGACTGGCTGGAGTTCTACACCCGGGTGATGGAGGTGGCGTACTGGTCGAAGACCACGTGCCTGTCCGCGTCCTTCGACGAGGAGACGCAGACCTGGACCGTCGAGGTGGACCGCGACGGCGAGCGCCTCACCCTGCACCCCACCCAGCTGGTGCTGGCGACCGGGATGTCGGGCAAGCCGAACGTGCCGACGCTGCCCGGGCAGGACGTGTTCCGCGGCGATCAGCACCACTCGTCGGCGCATCCCGGGCCCGACGCCTACGTCGGCAGGAAGGCCGTCGTGATCGGCTCCAACAACTCGGCCCACGACATCTGCAAGGCGCTCTACGAGAACGGCGTCGACGTGACGATGGTGCAGCGGTCCTCGACCCACATCGTCAAGTCGGACACCCTGATGGACATCGGCCTCGGTGACCTCTACTCGGAGCGGGCGCTGGCCGGGGGGATGACGACCGAGAAGGCGGACCTGACGTTCGCGTCGCTGCCGTACCGGATCATGCACGAGTTCCAGATCCCGTTGTACGACCGGATGCGCGAGCGCGACAAGGAGTTCTACGACCGCCTGGAGGCTGCCGGTTTCGAATTGGACTGGGGCGCCGACGGTTCGGGGCTGTTCATGAAGTACCTGCGTCGCGGGTCGGGCTACTACATTGACGTCGGCGCCTGCGACCTGGTCGCCGACGGCAGCATCAAGCTGGCGCACGGCCAGGTCGACCGGCTGACCGAGGACTCCGTCGTGCTGTCCGACGGCACCGAGCTGCCGGCCGACCTCGTCGTGTACGCGACCGGCTACGGCTCGATGAACGGCTGGGCCGCCGATCTCATCGGGCAGGACGTCGCCGACCGGGTCGGCAAGGTGTGGGGCCTGGGCAGCGACACCCCGAAGGACCCCGGGCCGTGGGAGGGCGAGCAGCGCAACATGTGGAAACCCACCCAGCAGGCCAACCTGTGGTTCCACGGCGGCAACCTGCACCAGTCGCGGCACTACTCGCTGTACCTGGCCCTTCAGCTCAAGGCTCGCTACGAGGGCATGGCCACGCCGGTGTACGGCCTCGCCGAGGTGCACCACCTGAGCTGA
- a CDS encoding GAF domain-containing protein, producing MQGTPVPEPAVAVGEDPRSYARLMSAVYDATMAGHRAPARPRDVIGASWQRLMASGVTPDENAEPVVEAGGLETLRRSSGLIEVLDEISHGLESLVAEGENILVVADARGRVLWRSGSPAVLHNADRLGFVEGANWGEGAVGTNAIGTALAAQRAVQVFSAEHFLRSHHAWTCAGAPIRDPRTGHVIGVVDVSGPAATVHPTTIALVDAVARLAESQLRSEHDRILNRLRAFAAPILARMGRPALAVDTEGWVAAVDAMPLHNRILLPDQMAPGRVWLATLGMCAVEPLPGGWLVRLADGDDEAERVSQVTLDFRDPDRPSLLMSGEFGSWRHDLSLRHAEILCALALSPQGRTAPQLAEDLYGDRSRVVTVRAEMSRLRKQFSGLLAAQPYRFAGTVTLGVDYPDDRRMLLPPSTAPAVRAARLGEDG from the coding sequence ATGCAGGGGACGCCCGTGCCTGAACCCGCGGTGGCAGTCGGTGAGGACCCGCGCAGCTATGCGCGGCTGATGTCGGCCGTCTACGACGCGACGATGGCCGGCCACCGCGCACCCGCGCGTCCGCGCGACGTGATCGGCGCGTCGTGGCAGCGGCTCATGGCCAGCGGTGTCACTCCGGACGAGAACGCCGAACCCGTGGTGGAGGCCGGCGGGCTGGAGACGCTGCGACGCTCGTCCGGGCTGATCGAGGTGCTCGACGAGATCTCGCACGGCCTGGAGTCGCTGGTCGCCGAGGGCGAGAACATCCTCGTCGTGGCCGACGCGCGGGGCCGGGTGCTGTGGCGGTCCGGATCCCCGGCGGTGCTGCACAACGCCGACCGGCTCGGGTTCGTCGAAGGCGCCAACTGGGGCGAAGGGGCCGTCGGCACCAACGCCATCGGCACCGCTCTGGCCGCGCAACGCGCCGTGCAGGTGTTCTCCGCCGAGCACTTCCTGCGCAGCCACCACGCGTGGACGTGTGCGGGCGCCCCGATCCGAGACCCGCGCACGGGGCACGTCATCGGTGTCGTCGACGTCTCGGGACCCGCCGCGACCGTGCACCCGACGACGATCGCGCTGGTCGACGCCGTGGCACGGCTGGCGGAATCGCAGCTGCGATCCGAACACGACCGCATACTGAACCGGCTGCGGGCGTTCGCCGCCCCGATCCTGGCCCGGATGGGCCGTCCCGCGCTGGCCGTCGACACCGAAGGCTGGGTGGCCGCCGTCGACGCGATGCCGCTGCACAACCGCATCCTGCTGCCGGACCAGATGGCGCCGGGCCGGGTGTGGCTGGCGACGCTGGGGATGTGCGCCGTCGAGCCCCTTCCAGGTGGGTGGCTGGTGCGCCTGGCCGACGGCGACGACGAGGCCGAGCGCGTCTCGCAAGTGACGCTCGACTTCCGCGATCCGGACCGGCCGTCGCTGCTCATGAGCGGCGAATTCGGCAGCTGGCGCCACGACCTGTCTCTGCGGCACGCGGAAATCCTCTGCGCACTGGCGCTTTCGCCGCAGGGGCGGACCGCCCCGCAACTCGCCGAGGACCTCTACGGCGACCGGTCGCGGGTGGTGACGGTGCGCGCGGAGATGTCCCGGCTGCGCAAGCAGTTCTCCGGACTGCTCGCGGCGCAGCCCTACCGATTCGCCGGCACGGTCACCCTCGGGGTCGACTATCCCGACGACCGGCGCATGCTGCTGCCGCCGTCGACGGCGCCGGCCGTCCGCGCCGCGCGGCTGGGGGAGGATGGGTGA
- a CDS encoding DUF779 domain-containing protein: MPAPNRALVTEPAAQLLRRLADQHGALMFHQSGGCCDGSSPMCYPAGDFMVGDRDVLLAVLDVGDGVPVWISGPQFDAWKHTQLVIDVVPGRGGGFSLEAPEGMRFLSRGRAFTDEENRALEAIAPITGADYERGARPPANGTHVVADAADACPVPLRST, encoded by the coding sequence ATGCCCGCACCGAACCGAGCCCTGGTCACCGAGCCCGCCGCCCAGCTGCTGCGCAGACTTGCCGATCAGCACGGCGCGCTGATGTTCCACCAGTCGGGCGGCTGCTGCGACGGCTCGTCCCCGATGTGCTATCCCGCCGGCGACTTCATGGTCGGCGACCGCGACGTGCTGCTCGCCGTGCTCGACGTCGGGGACGGGGTACCGGTCTGGATCTCCGGCCCGCAGTTCGACGCCTGGAAGCACACCCAGTTGGTGATCGACGTCGTCCCGGGGCGCGGCGGCGGCTTCAGCCTCGAAGCCCCCGAGGGCATGCGGTTCCTGTCGCGCGGCCGGGCGTTCACCGACGAGGAGAACCGGGCGCTCGAGGCGATCGCGCCGATCACCGGGGCCGACTACGAACGCGGGGCGCGCCCGCCGGCCAACGGGACGCACGTGGTGGCCGACGCCGCCGACGCCTGCCCGGTTCCGCTGCGCTCGACCTGA
- a CDS encoding pyridoxamine 5'-phosphate oxidase family protein gives MGVSQPSTTVSRLGEKQSTSRRDLDAVLDASPLATIALVRDGHPVVFPTGFVRVGDDLVIHGSTGSPWMRALAAGSPAAVSVTTLDGVVVARSAFESSFRYRSAVVFGAFATVPAEQKVACLDAITEKFIPGRVTELRSSTRKELAATLALRLPIDADNWSLKISEGWPEDPDEDVAGDSWAGVVPMAVTCGIPLPAPDLRPGIAVPDSVRTLAGG, from the coding sequence ATGGGTGTATCGCAGCCGTCGACGACGGTCAGTCGCCTCGGCGAGAAGCAGTCGACGTCGCGCCGTGACTTGGATGCCGTGCTCGACGCCTCGCCGCTGGCGACGATCGCGCTGGTCCGCGACGGGCATCCGGTGGTCTTCCCGACGGGTTTCGTCCGGGTGGGCGACGACCTGGTCATCCACGGCTCCACCGGTTCGCCGTGGATGCGCGCCCTGGCGGCCGGTTCACCCGCAGCGGTGTCGGTGACCACCCTGGACGGAGTCGTGGTGGCGCGCAGCGCTTTCGAGTCGTCGTTCCGCTACCGCAGCGCGGTCGTCTTCGGGGCGTTCGCGACGGTACCCGCCGAACAGAAGGTGGCCTGTCTCGATGCGATCACCGAGAAGTTCATCCCCGGCCGCGTCACCGAACTCCGCAGCAGCACACGCAAGGAACTCGCCGCCACGTTGGCGCTGCGTCTGCCGATCGATGCGGACAACTGGTCGCTCAAGATCAGCGAAGGGTGGCCGGAGGATCCCGACGAGGACGTCGCGGGTGACTCGTGGGCGGGTGTCGTGCCGATGGCCGTGACCTGTGGCATCCCGCTGCCGGCGCCCGATCTCCGGCCCGGCATCGCGGTTCCCGATTCGGTGCGCACGCTCGCCGGCGGGTGA
- a CDS encoding putative holin yields MIPLPRASVLAGVMIVGVAIGMVAGIAATVQVSATVRPDVVIALVVGVPSVIGMLTILASGRRWVTALGAMILAIGPGWFGALAAIQVASGA; encoded by the coding sequence GTGATACCGTTGCCGCGCGCATCGGTCCTGGCCGGAGTGATGATCGTCGGTGTGGCGATCGGGATGGTCGCGGGCATCGCCGCGACCGTCCAGGTCAGCGCGACCGTCCGCCCGGATGTCGTGATCGCGCTCGTGGTCGGCGTGCCCAGCGTGATCGGCATGCTGACGATCCTGGCGTCGGGACGACGGTGGGTCACCGCGCTGGGAGCGATGATCCTCGCGATCGGACCGGGCTGGTTCGGCGCCCTGGCCGCGATCCAGGTGGCCTCCGGTGCCTGA